TGACCGAGGAGATCTTGGAGTTGGCGATGAGGATGTACGGGTCCTCGAGCGCCGCCTCCATGCGCTCCATGTCGGTCGCGAAGTAGGCGGAGATGTAGCCCTTGTCGAAGCGCATACCCTCGGTGAGCTCGAGCTCGAGGCCGAAGGTGTTGCTCTCCTCGACGGTGATGACGCCTTCCTTGCCGACCTTGTCCATGGCCTCGGCGATCAGCTCGCCGATCTGGGTGTCGGCGGCGGAGATGGACGCGGTGGAGGCGATCTGCTCCTTGGTCTCGACGTCCTTCGCCTGCTCGAGGAGGGCGGCGGAGACGGCCTCGACGGCCTTCTCGATACCGCGCTTGAGGGCCATCGGGTTGGCGCCGGCGGCGACGTTGCGGAGGCCCTCCTTGACCAGGGCCTGGGCCAGGACGGTCGCGGTCGTCGTGCCGTCACCGGCTACGTCGTCCGTCTTCTTCGCGACTTCCTTGACCAGCTCGGCGCCGATCTTCTCGTACGGGTCCTCGAGCTCGATCTCCTTGGCGATGGAGACACCATCGTTGGTGATCGTGGGGGCGCCCCACTTCTTCTCGAGGACGACGTTGCGACCCTTGGGGCCGAGCGTCACCTTGACGGCGTCCGCGAGCTGGTTCATGCCGCGCTCGAGGCCGCGCCGCGCCTCCTCGTCGAACGCGATGATCTTGGCCATGTGAAGTGGTCCCTCCAGGACTGGGGGTGATTCCTTCGGACCGCGCCCGCGCCCGCGACGGACGGTTCGCCGACCTGTGGTTCCTTGCCCCACGTGGCCCGCGGACCTCACCGACCCGGTCCTTCTTTGTCACTCTCACCTTCAGAGTGCTAACGCCAATGATTAGCACTCGGCACCCCCGAGTGCAAGCGCCTCGAGCCTGCCGGAGGGCGCGCTCAGCCCCGCGCGAACAGGGGAGCGCCGGGCATGACGAAGGGCCCGCACCCCGGGAGGTACGGGCCCTTCGAAGATGAAACAGAAGAACGTCGCTGTCAGCCGACGCGTGCTTCAGCTGGTCGCCAGCCGGACCATGTCCGCCTGCGGGCCCTTCTGGCCCTGCGAGATCTCGAAGTCGACCCGCTGTCCCTCTTCCAGGGTGCGGTAACCGTCCATCTGGATCGCGCTGTAGTGGACGAAAACATCCGCACCACCGTCGACCGCGATGAAGCCGTACCCCTTCTCCGCGTTGAACCACTTGACGGTGCCCTGAGCCATGCCTAACTCCCCTATTACTGGCCCTTGCACAGATCCACACTTCGCGGATCCGGGTCAGACCTCACCCCCCAAATCGGTCGGGGGCGTGCGCCGGAACGCGTCGACCGCGGCTGAATGTATCTGTCCAACTGCCGTCTGCAACAGGTCAATCGGACGAGAAATCTGGACGGGAACGGTCCGGAATGTAGTGAGAATTCGCCCGACTTCGGGGCAAGTCGGGCCGCATAAACGTCACAAAAGCCGCATAAAACCCGCATACTTTGGCTACTTCTTGTCGGGCTTGCGGTATGAATCCAGGGCTCGCGACCGGCAGGCCGCGACCAGGTTCCCCAACTGTACCGCGCTCAATCACGCAGAATTGCCCCCTCCGCTTCTCTCACGGAGGAGGCAATTCAATGAACAGTGGGTAACTGTGGTTACCCAAGGTAACGACCTTGGTCGGTCAGCCGCCGGCGACCGCCGGGATGATGGAGACGCCCGCGCCGTCGGGCGTCGCGGTCTGAAGGCCCTGCTCGAAGCGGACGTCGTCGTCGTTGACGTAGACGTTCACGAACCGGCGCAGCTTGCCCTGGTCGTCCAGGACACGGGCGGCGATCCCGGTGTGGTTCTTCTCCAGGTCCTCGATGACCTCGGCGAGGGTCGCGCCCTCGGCGGCGACCTCGGCCTGCCCGCCGGTGTAGGTGCGCAGGATGGTCGGGATGCGGACAGTGACGCTCATGTCTTGACCTCCGGTCAGCTCATCGCCCTCAGGGGCGCGGGGCTGTATGTGATGTGCGGCTACCGCCGCGTGGGAGCGACCAGCCCCCACCGGCCCGCAGACGAAATCGACAGGCCGAAGCCTCTACTCAAGCCCCGCCTCGCGGAACGACTCCAGGGTGGGGCGGATCGTCGCGGTCAGCCCCGTACCAGCCACCGCGTCCAGCGTCTTCAGCCCATCACCGGTGTTGAGAACCACCGTGGACTTCGTCGGGTCCAGGACGCCGTCCTTGATCAGCTTGCGCGTCACGCCGACGGTCACCCCACCGGCGGTTTCCGCGAAGATGCCCTCGGTGCGGGCCAGCAGCTTGATGGCGTCGACGACTTCCTCGTCCGTCACGTCCTCCACGGCGCCGCCGGTGCGGCGCGCGATGTCCAGGACGTACGGCCCGTCGGCCGGGTTGCCGATGGCGAGGGACTTGGCGATGGTGTTCGGCTTCTGAGGGCGGACCACGTCGTGGCCGGCCTTGAAGGCCGTCGACACCGGCGAGCAGCCCTCGGCCTGCGCGCCGAAGATCTTGTACGGCCTGTCCTCGACCAGACCCAGCTCGATCAGTTCCTTCAGACCCTTGTCGATCTTCGTGAGCTGGGAGCCGGAGGCGATCGGGATCACGATCTGGTCGGGCAGCCGCCAGCCGAGCTGCTCGCAGATCTCGTACGCGAGGGTCTTGGAGCCCTCCGCGTAGTACGGCCGCAGGTTGACGTTGACGAAGCCCCAGCCCTCGCCGGCCGGGTCGCCGATCAGCTCCGAGCAGAAGCGGTTCACATCGTCGTAGTTGCCCTCGATGCCGACCAGTTCGCCGCCGTAGACCGCGGCCATGACGACCTTGCCCTGCTCCAGGTCGTGCGGGATGAACACGCAGGAACGGAAGCCGGCGCGGGCCGCGGCGGCGCCGACGGCACCGGCCAGGTTGCCGGTCGAGGAGCAGGAGAGCGTGGTGAAGCCGAAGGCACGGGCGGCCTCCAGGGCCTGGGCGACCACGCGGTCCTTGAAGGAGTGCGTCGGGTTGCCGGAGTCGTCCTTCACATACAGGCCGCCGGTGACGCCCAGCTCGTGGGCGAGGTTGTCGGCCTTGACGAGCTTGGTCCCGCCCGGGTTCAGGTTGGGCTTGTCGGCCACGTCCGCCGGGACGGGCAGCAGCGGGGCGTAGCGCCAGATGTTCGCCGGGCCGGACTCGATACGGCGGCGCAGCTCTTCGGTGTCGTAGCCGGAGAAGTCGTAGGCGATCTCCAGCGGGCCGAAACACTCCTCGCAGGCGAAGACCGGGCCGAGCGGGACGCGGTGCCCGCACTCGCGACAGCTCAGGGCCGCTGCGGGACCGAGGTCGACGGTGGAATCGCTGGTGCTTGCAACTGTCTGCACAGCCATGGAGGCGAGGCCCTTTCTCCTCATCTTCCTCATGACGCATCTCGCCATGAGACGGATTTGGCACCTTCCCTAGCCGGGAGC
The genomic region above belongs to Streptomyces sp. CG1 and contains:
- a CDS encoding cold-shock protein, with product MAQGTVKWFNAEKGYGFIAVDGGADVFVHYSAIQMDGYRTLEEGQRVDFEISQGQKGPQADMVRLATS
- the thrC gene encoding threonine synthase, whose translation is MAVQTVASTSDSTVDLGPAAALSCRECGHRVPLGPVFACEECFGPLEIAYDFSGYDTEELRRRIESGPANIWRYAPLLPVPADVADKPNLNPGGTKLVKADNLAHELGVTGGLYVKDDSGNPTHSFKDRVVAQALEAARAFGFTTLSCSSTGNLAGAVGAAAARAGFRSCVFIPHDLEQGKVVMAAVYGGELVGIEGNYDDVNRFCSELIGDPAGEGWGFVNVNLRPYYAEGSKTLAYEICEQLGWRLPDQIVIPIASGSQLTKIDKGLKELIELGLVEDRPYKIFGAQAEGCSPVSTAFKAGHDVVRPQKPNTIAKSLAIGNPADGPYVLDIARRTGGAVEDVTDEEVVDAIKLLARTEGIFAETAGGVTVGVTRKLIKDGVLDPTKSTVVLNTGDGLKTLDAVAGTGLTATIRPTLESFREAGLE
- a CDS encoding MoaD/ThiS family protein; protein product: MSVTVRIPTILRTYTGGQAEVAAEGATLAEVIEDLEKNHTGIAARVLDDQGKLRRFVNVYVNDDDVRFEQGLQTATPDGAGVSIIPAVAGG